A single window of Pyrus communis chromosome 10, drPyrComm1.1, whole genome shotgun sequence DNA harbors:
- the LOC137748591 gene encoding 1-aminocyclopropane-1-carboxylate synthase 7-like → MAIEIEQQQPSVGLSKIAVSDTHGEDSPYFAGWKAYDENPYHESSNPSGVIQMGLAENQVSFDLLEKYLEENSEASNLGSKGSKGVSGFRENALFQDYHGLLSFRKAMASFMEQIRGGRAKFDPARVVLTAGATAANELLTFIIADPGDALLVPTPYYPGFDRDLRWRTGVNIVPIHCESSNNFQITPEALEAAHKEAEAKNMRVRAILITNPSNPLGATIQRAVLEQILEFVTKKNIHLVSDEIYSGSAFSSSEFISVAEILEDRQYKDADRVHIVYSLSKDLGLPGFRVGTVYSYNDKVVTTARRMSSFTLISSQTQHLLASMLSDKEFTENYIKTNRERLRKRYDMIVEGLKKSGIECLKGNAGLFCWMNLSPFLDEPTREGELTLWDSMLHEVKLNISPGSSCHCSEPGWFRVCFANMSEQTLEIALTRIHNFMENKEGAS, encoded by the exons ATGGCTATAGAGATTGAACAGCAGCAGCCTTCTGTTGGGCTATCAAAAATAGCTGTTTCTGATACTCATGGAGAAGACTCTCCATACTTTGCAGGATGGAAAGCTTATGATGAAAACCCTTATCATGAATCAAGCAATCCATCTGGAGTCATACAGATGGGACTAGCTGAAAATCAA GTTTCGTTTGATCTGTTGGAAAAGTACTTGGAGGAAAATTCAGAAGCCTCCAACTTGGGTTCAAAGGGATCAAAAGGAGTGTCTGGCTTTAGAGAAAATGCCTTGTTTCAAGACTACCATGGCCTTTTGTCTTTTAGAAAGGCAATGGCCAGTTTTATGGAACAAATTAGAGGAGGAAGAGCGAAATTTGACCCTGCTAGAGTAGTCTTAACAGCAGGTGCAACCGCAGCCAATGAGCTGTTGACTTTCATCATAGCTGATCCCGGTGATGCTTTGCTTGTTCCAACACCATACTATCCAGG ATTTGATAGAGATTTGAGGTGGAGGACTGGTGTGAACATTGTGCCAATCCACTGTGAAAGCTCAAACAACTTCCAGATTACTCCAGAAGCGTTAGAAGCTGCACACAAAGAGGCAGAAGCCAAGAACATGAGAGTGAGAGCGATACTAATCACAAATCCATCAAACCCACTTGGTGCAACAATCCAAAGAGCAGTCCTTGAACAGATTCTTGAATTCGTCACTAAAAAAAACATCCATCTCGTTTCTGATGAAATCTACTCGGGATCCGCCTTCTCATCCTCCGAATTCATTAGTGTGGCAGAAATTCTTGAAGACAGGCAGTACAAGGATGCAGACAGAGTCCACATTGTTTATAGTCTATCCAAAGATCTTGGCCTTCCGGGTTTTCGAGTTGGCACCGTGTACTCTTACAATGATAAGGTTGTGACAACAGCAAGAAGGATGTCAAGCTTCACCCTAATATCTTCTCAAACACAACATCTCTTGGCTTCCATGTTATCTGACAAGGAATTCACTGAAAATTACATAAAGACAAACAGAGAGAGACTGAGGAAGAGATATGATATGATCGTCGAGGGTTTGAAGAAATCGGGGATCGAGTGTTTGAAAGGAAATGCTGGGTTGTTTTGCTGGATGAATTTAAGTCCATTTTTGGATGAACCAACAAGAGAAGGTGAACTGACCCTTTGGGATTCCATGCTGCATGAAGTGAAGCTAAATATATCTCCAGGTTCTTCTTGTCATTGCTCTGAGCCAGGTTGGTTCAGGGTGTGCTTTGCCAACATGAGTGAGCAGACACTTGAGATTGCATTGACAAGAATACATAATTTCATGGAAAATAAAGAGGGGGCTagctaa